A region from the Medicago truncatula cultivar Jemalong A17 chromosome 6, MtrunA17r5.0-ANR, whole genome shotgun sequence genome encodes:
- the LOC11416009 gene encoding BAG family molecular chaperone regulator 2: MMKLRSKRFCRSISKLGFGNKVVASPIEKDCSENSEIEWELRPGGMLVQKREGNKSVGEIITIRVSTMSKWHDISIEETSTFGELKMVLSLVTSLEPREQRLLYKGKERDDNEFLHMIGVRDKDKVLLLEDPAIKEMKLLGLARGQSINNPCYTIRV; the protein is encoded by the exons atgatgaagttgaGGTCAAAGAGGTTTTGTAGAAGCATATCTAAACTTGGCTTTGGAAACAAAGTAGTAGCATCTCCAATTGAGAAGGATTGTAGTGAAAATAGTGAAATCGAATGGGAACTTAGGCCTGGTGGCATGCTTGTACAAAAAAGAGAGGGTAACAAAAGTGTTGGGGAGATAATCACAATTAGAGTCTCAACTATGTCAAAGTGGCATGACATTTCTATTGAAGAAACTTCAACTTTTG GTGAATTGAAGATGGTTTTGTCACTTGTAACAAGTTTGGAGCCAAGAGAGCAGAGGCTTCTCTACAAAGGTAAAGAGAGGGATGACAATGAATTTCTTCACATGATTGGTGTTAGGGACAAAGACAAGGTTCTTCTTCTAGAAGATCCAGCTATCAAGGAAATGAAGCTACTTGGTTTGGCAAGAGGACAATCTATTAACAATCCTTGTTACACAATCAGAGTATAA
- the LOC11416866 gene encoding BAG family molecular chaperone regulator 2, with protein sequence MMKLKSKRFCRSISKLGIGNKVVASPNIVEDCSEIKWELRPGGMLVQKRESKKSEEIITIRVSTLSKWHDISIEATSTFGELKMVLSLVTSLEPREQRLLYKGKERDDNEFLHMIGVRDKDKVLLLEDPAIKEMKLLGLARGQHIRNPCPTICV encoded by the exons ATGATGAAATTGAAGTCAAAGAGGTTTTGTAGGAGTATCTCCAAGCTTGGCATTGGAAACAAAGTAGTAGCATCCCCAAATATTGTAGAGGATTGTAGTGAAATCAAATGGGAACTTAGACCCGGTGGCATGCTTGTGCAGAAAAGAGAGAGCAAGAAAAGTGAGGAGATAATCACAATTAGAGTCTCAACTTTGTCAAAGTGGCATGACATTTCTATTGAAGCCACTTCCACTTTTG GGgaattgaaaatggttttgtcATTGGTAACAAGTTTAGAGCCAAGAGAGCAAAGGCTTCTCTACAAAGGTAAAGAGAGGGATGACAATGAATTTCTTCACATGATTGGTGTTAGGGACAAAGACAAGGTTCTACTTCTAGAAGATCCAGCTATCAAGGAAATGAAGCTACTTGGTTTGGCAAGAGGACAACATATTAGAAATCCTTGTCCTACAATTTGtgtataa